From Brachionichthys hirsutus isolate HB-005 chromosome 16, CSIRO-AGI_Bhir_v1, whole genome shotgun sequence, a single genomic window includes:
- the foxd7 gene encoding forkhead box D7: MTLGLEEIMEEIVIDVVGEGLKDGAEEQLLSLDEDRGTETSSQSAERDTASPVKTKGPTSVKPPYSYIALITMAILQSPKKRLTLSEICDFISHRFAYYREKFPAWQNSIRHNLSLNDCFVKMPREPGNPGKGNYWTLDPNSSDMFENGSFLRRRKRFKRQHFRFGPRKEQHLEPSGLHGFPHGSYGLGAASLQLPSLELYPYLHHHAPSPCAHHPATIPPVSSILPALSSFFSRSALTAKAFLQAQPGIDAFSPAQCAAYSAPMTSTVAYGSPSLFHPAASPHFLSLHQEYQKLQTQRGTAELRAKHINAANE; encoded by the coding sequence ATGACATTGGGTCTGGAGGAGATCATGGAGGAAATAGTTATCGACGTAGTCGGGGAAGGACTCAAAGACGGCGCAGAGGAGCAGCTCCTATCTCTGGATGAGGACCGCGGCACCGAGACGTCCAGCCAGAGCGCGGAGCGGGACACCGCCAGCCCTGTTAAAACCAAAGGTCCCACCTCGGTGAAGCCTCCGTACTCCTACATCGCACTGATAACGATGGCCATCCTGCAGAGTCCAAAGAAACGGCTTACCCTCAGCGAGATCTGTGACTTCATCAGCCACCGCTTCGCGTACTACCGGGAGAAATTCCCCGCCTGGCAGAACTCCATTAGGCACAACCTGTCGCTTAATGACTGCTTCGTAAAGATGCCCAGAGAACCGGGGAACCCCGGGAAGGGCAACTACTGGACCCTGGACCCGAACTCCTCGGACATGTTTGAGAACGGCAGTTTTCTGCGGCGGAGGAAGCGCTTCAAGCGGCAGCATTTTCGCTTCGGTCCGCGCAAGGAGCAGCATCTGGAGCCCAGCGGACTGCACGGCTTCCCGCACGGTTCCTACGGGCTCGGCGCGGCGTCTCTACAGCTGCCCAGCCTGGAGCTGTACCCCTACCTCCATCACCACGCGCCCTCGCCGTGCGCCCATCACCCCGCCACCATCCCACCTGTCAGCAGCATCCTGCCGGCTCTCTCCAGCTTCTTCTCCCGCAGCGCGCTCACGGCCAAGGCTTTCCTCCAGGCGCAGCCCGGCATCGACGCCTTTTCCCCGGCTCAGTGCGCCGCGTACTCCGCTCCCATGACCTCCACGGTCGCTTACGGCTCCCCTTCCCTCTTCCATCCCGCGGCGTCTCCGCACTTCCTCAGTTTACACCAGGAATATCAGAAATTACAGACACAGCGCGGCACCGCGGAGCTGCGTGCCAAACACATCAACGCAGCCAATGAATGA